The Ignavibacteria bacterium genome includes a window with the following:
- a CDS encoding type II toxin-antitoxin system VapC family toxin, with protein sequence MKLFLDTSSLVKLYCIEEGSSDVDSLFSNFGCNRIGFSNFSSE encoded by the coding sequence ATGAAATTATTTCTCGATACTTCTTCGCTTGTGAAATTATATTGTATCGAAGAAGGAAGTTCTGACGTAGATTCATTGTTTTCGAACTTTGGATGCAATAGAATTGGCTTCAGCAATTTCAGTTCGGAATGA